A single Caretta caretta isolate rCarCar2 chromosome 2, rCarCar1.hap1, whole genome shotgun sequence DNA region contains:
- the MYC gene encoding myc proto-oncogene protein isoform X1, which yields MGLLLPRVAPERTAGCLCAPYVTYREEGRWLQPTPAPYWGAPAAAMPLTSTLPSKNYDYDYDSVQPYFYFEDEEENFYLAAQQRGSELQPPAPSEDIWKKFELLPTPPLSPSRRSSLAAAYFPSTADQLEMVTELLGGDMVNQSFICDPDDESFVKSIIIQDCMWSGFSAAAKLEKVVSEKLASYQAARREGGSGSRLCPPPPPSQPPSLAPSPASASTYLHDLGAAAADCIDPSVVFPYPLSERSSKPGSPSSSPASLLGDDTPPTTSSDSEEEPEEDEEEIDVVTTSESESITQPTEEHSKPHHSPLVLKRCHVPIHQHNYAAPPSTKLEYPSAKRIKLDNGRVLKQISNNRKCSSPRTSDTEENDKRRTHNVLERQRRNELKLSFFALRDQIPEVANNEKAPKVVILKKATEYVLSIQTDEHRLIAEKEQLRKRREQLKHKLEQLRNSCA from the exons ATGGGTCTCTTGCTTCCCCGTGTTGCACCGGAGCGAACTGCGGGCTGCTTGTGTGCCCCGTATGTCACCTATCGAGAGGAGGGCCGGTGGCTGCAGCCCACTCCTGCGCCTTATTGGGGG GCACCAGCCGCCGCGATGCCGCTGACCTCGACCCTCCCCAGCAAGAACTACGATTACGACTACGACTCGGTGCAGCCCTACTTCTACTTCGAGGACGAGGAGGAGAACTTCTACCTGGCGGCGCAGCAGCGGGGCAGCGAGCTCCAGCCGCCCGCCCCCTCCGAGGACATCTGGAAGAAGTTCGAGCTGCTGCCCACGCCGCCCCTCTCGCCCAGCCGCCGCTCCAGCCTGGCCGCCGCCTACTTCCCCTCCACCGCCGACCAGCTGGAGATGGTGACCGAGCTGCTGGGGGGAGACATGGTGAACCAGAGCTTCATCTGCGACCCGGACGACGAGTCCTTCGTGAAATCCATCATCATCCAGGACTGCATGTGGAGCGGCTTCTCCGCCGCCGCCAAGCTGGAGAAGGTGGTGTCCGAGAAGCTGGCCTCCTACCAGGCGGCCCGCAGGGAGGGGGGCTCCGGCTCCCGGCTctgcccgccgccgccgccctcgCAGCcgcccagcctggccccctccccggccTCCGCCAGTACCTACCTGCACGACCtgggcgccgccgccgccgacTGCATAGACCCCTCCGTGGTCTTCCCCTACCCGCTCAGTGAGAGATCCTCCAAGCCCGGCTCCCCTAGCTCCAGCCCGGCTTCCCTGCTGGGCGATGACACCCCGCCCACCACCAGCAGCGACTCGG AGGAAGAACCAGAGGAAGATGAGGAAGAAATTGATGTTGTGACAACAAGTGAATCTGAATCAATCACACAACCAACAGAAGAGCACAGTAAGCCACACCACAGCCCACTAGTTCTTAAGCGGTGTCATGTCCCCATCCATCAGCACAATTATGCTGCTCCTCCCTCCACCAAACTTGAGTATCCTTCAGCAAAAAGGATAAAGTTGGACAATGGTAGAGTTCTCAAACAAATCAGTAATAACCGAAAGTGCTCAAGTCCCCGCACATCAGACACAGAAGAAAACGACAAGAGGCGAACACACAACGTCTTGGAGCGCCAAAGGAGAAATGAGCTGAAGTTGAGTTTCTTTGCTTTGCGTGACCAAATACCTGAGGTAGCCAACAATGAAAAGGCACCCAAAGTTGTCATCCTTAAAAAAGCCACAGAATATGTTCTTTCTATTCAAACAGATGAACACAGACTGATTGCAGAGAAAGAACAGTTGAGGAAGCGGCGAGAACAGTTGAAACACAAACTTGAGCAGCTAAGGAACTCTTGTGCATAG
- the MYC gene encoding myc proto-oncogene protein isoform X2: MPLTSTLPSKNYDYDYDSVQPYFYFEDEEENFYLAAQQRGSELQPPAPSEDIWKKFELLPTPPLSPSRRSSLAAAYFPSTADQLEMVTELLGGDMVNQSFICDPDDESFVKSIIIQDCMWSGFSAAAKLEKVVSEKLASYQAARREGGSGSRLCPPPPPSQPPSLAPSPASASTYLHDLGAAAADCIDPSVVFPYPLSERSSKPGSPSSSPASLLGDDTPPTTSSDSEEEPEEDEEEIDVVTTSESESITQPTEEHSKPHHSPLVLKRCHVPIHQHNYAAPPSTKLEYPSAKRIKLDNGRVLKQISNNRKCSSPRTSDTEENDKRRTHNVLERQRRNELKLSFFALRDQIPEVANNEKAPKVVILKKATEYVLSIQTDEHRLIAEKEQLRKRREQLKHKLEQLRNSCA, from the exons ATGCCGCTGACCTCGACCCTCCCCAGCAAGAACTACGATTACGACTACGACTCGGTGCAGCCCTACTTCTACTTCGAGGACGAGGAGGAGAACTTCTACCTGGCGGCGCAGCAGCGGGGCAGCGAGCTCCAGCCGCCCGCCCCCTCCGAGGACATCTGGAAGAAGTTCGAGCTGCTGCCCACGCCGCCCCTCTCGCCCAGCCGCCGCTCCAGCCTGGCCGCCGCCTACTTCCCCTCCACCGCCGACCAGCTGGAGATGGTGACCGAGCTGCTGGGGGGAGACATGGTGAACCAGAGCTTCATCTGCGACCCGGACGACGAGTCCTTCGTGAAATCCATCATCATCCAGGACTGCATGTGGAGCGGCTTCTCCGCCGCCGCCAAGCTGGAGAAGGTGGTGTCCGAGAAGCTGGCCTCCTACCAGGCGGCCCGCAGGGAGGGGGGCTCCGGCTCCCGGCTctgcccgccgccgccgccctcgCAGCcgcccagcctggccccctccccggccTCCGCCAGTACCTACCTGCACGACCtgggcgccgccgccgccgacTGCATAGACCCCTCCGTGGTCTTCCCCTACCCGCTCAGTGAGAGATCCTCCAAGCCCGGCTCCCCTAGCTCCAGCCCGGCTTCCCTGCTGGGCGATGACACCCCGCCCACCACCAGCAGCGACTCGG AGGAAGAACCAGAGGAAGATGAGGAAGAAATTGATGTTGTGACAACAAGTGAATCTGAATCAATCACACAACCAACAGAAGAGCACAGTAAGCCACACCACAGCCCACTAGTTCTTAAGCGGTGTCATGTCCCCATCCATCAGCACAATTATGCTGCTCCTCCCTCCACCAAACTTGAGTATCCTTCAGCAAAAAGGATAAAGTTGGACAATGGTAGAGTTCTCAAACAAATCAGTAATAACCGAAAGTGCTCAAGTCCCCGCACATCAGACACAGAAGAAAACGACAAGAGGCGAACACACAACGTCTTGGAGCGCCAAAGGAGAAATGAGCTGAAGTTGAGTTTCTTTGCTTTGCGTGACCAAATACCTGAGGTAGCCAACAATGAAAAGGCACCCAAAGTTGTCATCCTTAAAAAAGCCACAGAATATGTTCTTTCTATTCAAACAGATGAACACAGACTGATTGCAGAGAAAGAACAGTTGAGGAAGCGGCGAGAACAGTTGAAACACAAACTTGAGCAGCTAAGGAACTCTTGTGCATAG